A region from the Paenarthrobacter aurescens genome encodes:
- a CDS encoding helix-turn-helix transcriptional regulator — protein MEDEARSPDPLDRAFMALADPVRRAMVARLSRGDATVNELAEPFAITKQAVSKHIQVLEHAGLVTRSRDAQRRPVHLDAAALERLTAWIDQYRLMAESRFRQLDQLLAGGTPDGGTPHEEQTRKEELQ, from the coding sequence ATGGAAGATGAAGCTCGGAGCCCTGACCCTCTGGACAGGGCCTTCATGGCCTTGGCGGACCCGGTGAGGCGGGCCATGGTGGCCCGGCTGTCCCGGGGAGACGCCACGGTCAACGAGCTCGCGGAGCCATTCGCCATTACCAAGCAAGCCGTCTCAAAGCACATCCAGGTTCTGGAACACGCAGGCCTGGTAACCCGCTCCCGCGACGCCCAGCGCAGGCCGGTCCATTTGGATGCGGCAGCCTTGGAGCGACTGACCGCCTGGATCGACCAATACCGGCTGATGGCCGAGTCCCGCTTCCGGCAGCTGGATCAGTTGCTGGCAGGCGGCACCCCGGATGGCGGCACCCCACATGAGGAACAAACAAGGAAAGAGGAACTGCAATGA
- a CDS encoding Lrp/AsnC family transcriptional regulator, with the protein MIDGIDRSILRHLKEDGRMTATALASKVGLTVAPCHRRLRDLETSGVIRGYRADIDPAALGLGFEAIVFVTLKQVERTIMAEFEERVTSSPNIVEAQRLFGSPDYLLKVIAADLPAYQRFYDEELAALPAVERLTSTLVMKNLKTNIGPPV; encoded by the coding sequence GTGATTGACGGTATAGACAGAAGTATTTTGCGTCACCTCAAGGAAGATGGCCGAATGACCGCTACGGCCCTGGCTTCAAAGGTGGGTTTGACTGTTGCTCCATGCCACCGCCGGCTCCGCGATTTGGAGACCTCAGGGGTCATCCGTGGTTACCGCGCGGACATCGATCCTGCCGCACTGGGTTTGGGATTCGAGGCGATTGTTTTCGTCACCCTCAAGCAGGTGGAGCGCACCATCATGGCGGAGTTCGAAGAGCGGGTCACGTCAAGCCCCAACATCGTTGAAGCCCAGCGGCTTTTCGGCTCCCCGGATTACCTGCTCAAGGTCATCGCGGCGGACCTTCCCGCATACCAGCGCTTCTATGACGAGGAACTCGCGGCGCTTCCCGCCGTCGAACGCCTTACATCAACGCTGGTGATGAAAAACCTGAAGACCAACATCGGACCGCCGGTCTAG
- a CDS encoding aminopeptidase P family protein: protein MTITQNESVNHVAKLERTKVLNNGDKVSLTFSDAEFERRLAGLRRIMAEKDLDAVILTSYHSIKYYSDFLFTYFGRSYGMVVTKDDTVTITANIDAGMPWRRSYGDNLVYTDWRRDNYIHAIQEVLRTRGINPRRIGVEDDSLPLDNRNKIQAAFSGATLVDVAQAAMRQRMIKSDEEIAVIKHGARIGDLGGEAIRNAITAGITEYEVALIGTEAMVHEIARTFPDSEIRDTWVWFQSGINTDGAHNWGTTRKIQEHDILSLNCFPMTSGYYTALERTLFYGEPDARSLELWNINVEVHKRGLELIKPGAVCKDIAAELNEIYVSHGLLANRTFGYGHSFGVLSHYYGREAGLELREDIDTVLEPGMVVSMEPMITVLDGQPGAGGYREHDILVVGEDGAENITKFPFGPEYNIIGA, encoded by the coding sequence ATGACCATCACCCAGAACGAGTCCGTCAACCATGTGGCCAAGCTCGAGCGCACCAAGGTCCTCAACAATGGCGACAAAGTTTCGCTGACCTTCTCCGACGCCGAGTTCGAGCGCCGCCTCGCCGGCCTCCGCCGGATCATGGCCGAGAAGGACCTCGACGCCGTGATCCTCACCAGCTACCACTCCATCAAGTACTACTCCGATTTCCTCTTCACCTACTTCGGCCGCTCCTACGGCATGGTGGTCACCAAGGATGACACGGTGACCATTACGGCAAACATCGACGCCGGTATGCCTTGGCGCCGCAGCTACGGCGACAATCTGGTGTACACGGACTGGCGCCGGGACAACTACATCCACGCCATCCAGGAAGTCCTGCGGACCCGCGGCATCAACCCGCGCCGCATCGGCGTCGAAGATGACTCGCTGCCCCTGGACAACCGCAACAAGATCCAGGCAGCCTTCTCCGGTGCAACGCTGGTTGACGTCGCGCAGGCGGCGATGCGTCAGCGCATGATCAAGTCGGACGAGGAGATCGCGGTTATCAAGCACGGCGCCCGCATCGGCGACTTGGGCGGTGAGGCCATCCGCAACGCCATCACGGCAGGCATCACCGAGTACGAGGTTGCGTTGATCGGCACCGAAGCCATGGTTCACGAGATCGCCCGCACGTTCCCGGACTCGGAAATCCGCGACACGTGGGTGTGGTTCCAGTCGGGCATCAATACCGACGGCGCCCACAACTGGGGCACCACCCGGAAGATCCAGGAACACGACATCCTGTCCCTGAACTGTTTCCCCATGACCAGCGGCTACTACACGGCGCTGGAGCGGACCCTGTTCTACGGCGAACCGGATGCCCGCTCCTTGGAACTGTGGAACATCAACGTGGAGGTCCACAAGCGCGGCCTTGAGCTCATCAAACCCGGAGCCGTCTGCAAGGACATAGCCGCGGAGCTCAACGAGATCTACGTCAGCCACGGCTTGCTGGCCAACCGCACGTTCGGATACGGCCACTCCTTCGGTGTGCTGAGCCACTACTACGGACGCGAAGCCGGCCTGGAACTGCGCGAGGACATCGACACCGTGCTGGAGCCGGGCATGGTGGTTTCCATGGAACCGATGATCACCGTGCTGGACGGGCAGCCGGGAGCCGGCGGTTACCGCGAGCACGACATCCTGGTGGTGGGTGAGGACGGTGCGGAGAACATCACCAAGTTCCCGTTCGGTCCCGAGTACAACATCATCGGAGCCTAG
- a CDS encoding LysE family translocator, with the protein MNPQLFLAFMIVAVSLACTPGVDWAYSISAGLKQRSFVPAVAGLCSGYVIHTLLMVAGLATLLAGVPGLLGWLTIAGAAYLLWLGVATIRSWRGASFSAGDGVVQSGNQLRTFLQGVGTSGINPKGLLFFVALVPQFVSPEAALPVPIQSGLLGLTFVALAAVVYTAVALTSRKLLASRPGAAGVVTLVSGIIMIGLGTVLLSEQLVPLIPGIQAVS; encoded by the coding sequence GTGAACCCCCAGCTGTTCCTGGCCTTCATGATCGTCGCCGTGAGTTTGGCGTGCACGCCCGGCGTCGACTGGGCTTATTCCATTTCGGCCGGGCTGAAGCAGCGCAGCTTCGTCCCGGCGGTGGCTGGCCTGTGCAGCGGCTACGTCATTCACACATTGCTGATGGTGGCCGGGCTGGCGACACTCCTGGCAGGAGTTCCCGGACTTCTTGGGTGGCTGACCATTGCCGGAGCCGCCTATCTGCTGTGGCTGGGCGTGGCTACCATCCGCTCGTGGCGAGGTGCGAGCTTCAGTGCGGGAGACGGCGTCGTACAGTCCGGCAACCAGCTCCGCACGTTCCTCCAGGGCGTAGGCACCAGCGGCATCAACCCCAAAGGCCTGCTCTTTTTCGTGGCGCTGGTGCCGCAGTTCGTCAGCCCCGAGGCAGCACTGCCTGTTCCCATCCAGTCAGGCCTGCTGGGCCTTACCTTCGTGGCCCTTGCCGCGGTGGTGTACACGGCGGTGGCGTTGACCTCCAGGAAGCTTCTCGCTTCCCGGCCCGGCGCCGCCGGTGTGGTGACGCTGGTCAGCGGGATCATCATGATCGGGCTGGGGACAGTGCTGTTATCGGAGCAACTTGTACCGCTGATTCCGGGAATCCAGGCGGTCAGCTAG
- a CDS encoding IclR family transcriptional regulator, translating to MTPTESSETPDTGNGNGDSKNTSVIVNAIAVLRSFTADEPLLGVTEIAGRIGLHKSTVSRILATLEQENLVERDVDSRRFRLGLGMIAMAGPLLAELEERRVAYPVLRELTERTGETSALMVWNGSESMCVEQIPSRHQVKHLAPLGARYNEALSSSVQVFLGSENEDRVRQLLRSGSITLPGLDEDAIEAYLARVGESMKRGWAVNFGETSIEEVGVASPVYDHRGDIVASVLIPAPKFRVSQDTLNSLGEACAAAAAKVTTRLGGRAPR from the coding sequence ATGACTCCCACTGAATCCAGCGAAACTCCAGATACCGGCAACGGCAACGGCGACAGCAAAAACACCTCGGTCATCGTCAACGCCATTGCCGTGTTGAGGAGCTTCACAGCCGATGAACCTCTTTTGGGAGTCACTGAAATCGCGGGGCGGATCGGCCTGCACAAGAGCACGGTCAGCCGCATCCTGGCGACGCTGGAACAGGAAAACCTTGTAGAGCGCGACGTCGATTCGCGCAGGTTCCGCTTGGGCTTGGGGATGATCGCCATGGCGGGCCCCCTCCTGGCGGAACTCGAAGAGCGCCGCGTGGCCTACCCGGTGCTGCGCGAACTTACTGAGCGGACAGGGGAGACCAGCGCGCTCATGGTGTGGAACGGCAGCGAGTCCATGTGTGTGGAACAGATCCCCAGCCGTCACCAGGTCAAGCACCTCGCTCCCCTGGGTGCCAGGTACAACGAAGCCTTGAGCTCCTCGGTGCAGGTGTTCCTTGGCTCGGAGAACGAGGACCGTGTGCGTCAGTTGTTGCGCAGCGGTTCCATCACCCTTCCCGGTCTGGACGAGGACGCTATTGAGGCTTATCTTGCCCGGGTGGGGGAGTCCATGAAGCGCGGCTGGGCAGTGAACTTCGGGGAGACGTCCATTGAGGAAGTGGGGGTGGCCTCGCCCGTTTACGATCATCGCGGCGACATCGTTGCGTCCGTCCTCATTCCGGCGCCGAAATTCCGTGTTTCGCAGGACACCCTGAACAGCCTCGGTGAAGCCTGCGCCGCAGCCGCAGCCAAGGTCACCACACGGCTGGGTGGCCGCGCGCCGCGCTGA
- a CDS encoding DUF4383 domain-containing protein, with translation MTTASHPAEHHHMMGLTLRNTAMGVGIVFLLVGVLGFIPGITTNYGAMTFAGHESGAMLLGVFQVSVLHNIVHLLFGVAGLAMARNARMARLFLLGGGAVYIVLWIYGLVINQETGANFVPFNTADNWLHLILGVAMIGLGAWLGRDAMDEPRTARRNL, from the coding sequence ATGACCACCGCTTCGCACCCCGCCGAACACCACCACATGATGGGGTTGACGCTTCGCAACACCGCCATGGGCGTTGGCATTGTTTTTCTGCTGGTGGGTGTCCTGGGCTTCATCCCGGGAATCACCACCAATTACGGCGCCATGACCTTTGCGGGACATGAATCCGGCGCCATGCTGCTTGGAGTATTCCAAGTGTCCGTGCTCCACAACATCGTTCACCTGCTGTTTGGCGTGGCCGGCTTGGCCATGGCAAGGAACGCCCGTATGGCCCGCCTGTTCCTCCTGGGCGGCGGCGCCGTATACATCGTTCTTTGGATCTATGGCCTGGTCATCAACCAGGAAACAGGCGCCAACTTTGTGCCATTCAACACCGCTGACAACTGGCTGCACCTGATCCTCGGCGTTGCCATGATCGGCCTCGGTGCATGGCTCGGCAGGGATGCCATGGACGAGCCACGGACGGCTCGAAGGAATCTGTAG
- a CDS encoding sensor histidine kinase produces the protein MERTLRVARQWGATGAAAIFCVLWCVGEAGRMGPWPGFYWPGFIPLLVMTAVIATATWKPYLSLALTAALLIGQLVHVVPAMLANHWAIYLGSFISLGFIMWTGNKKQRLIAASSNLLFMAVMTYMMISARYGNGIGWFRPLYLGDSVVLREYWWQLFPLLLLVAAACGTLGILVALYEDRRALSKAQVLTQASLKETEIELIVEQERTRIARDLHDVLAHSLAVIAAQADGTRYMSSGQPKPVLNALENIAVSARHALVDAQRVIEGVREDGMVTPQPRISDIEPLMERMRQGSLEIEHSESGAPVDVGAGQQLAVFRIVQECLTNALKHGGRGTAVRVHLDWSGPGLTLHVSSELPASVPLGETDAGLARERGGRGIPGMRERAHLAGGWLTVGPDGEQFRVTAFLPYGITTGSVEVSRQPSGNLVDLGERTPAAGAVDLGWFFSAHFRGAG, from the coding sequence ATGGAACGAACACTGAGAGTTGCCCGCCAATGGGGTGCCACTGGGGCGGCCGCGATCTTCTGTGTGCTGTGGTGCGTGGGGGAAGCGGGCCGGATGGGGCCTTGGCCCGGGTTCTACTGGCCGGGGTTCATACCTCTGCTCGTGATGACGGCAGTGATCGCAACTGCGACGTGGAAACCGTACCTTTCCTTGGCGCTGACGGCAGCCTTGCTGATCGGGCAGCTTGTGCACGTCGTCCCCGCTATGTTGGCTAACCATTGGGCCATCTACCTGGGGTCCTTCATTTCGCTGGGCTTCATTATGTGGACCGGCAACAAGAAGCAGAGACTCATTGCAGCAAGTTCCAATCTGCTGTTCATGGCCGTCATGACGTACATGATGATTTCCGCACGTTATGGGAACGGGATTGGCTGGTTCAGACCGTTGTACTTGGGGGACAGCGTTGTGTTGCGCGAGTATTGGTGGCAGCTGTTCCCTCTCCTGCTGCTCGTTGCTGCCGCTTGCGGCACCCTGGGCATCCTCGTGGCCCTTTACGAAGACCGCCGGGCGTTGTCCAAGGCACAGGTACTCACCCAAGCCAGCCTGAAGGAAACAGAAATCGAACTGATCGTGGAACAGGAACGGACCAGGATCGCCCGGGACCTGCATGATGTCCTTGCCCATTCCCTGGCCGTCATCGCGGCGCAAGCGGACGGTACGAGGTATATGAGCAGCGGTCAGCCGAAACCCGTTCTTAATGCCCTGGAGAATATTGCAGTATCTGCCAGGCATGCGTTGGTTGATGCGCAACGTGTCATCGAAGGCGTCCGGGAGGACGGCATGGTGACGCCTCAACCCCGGATCAGCGATATTGAACCGCTCATGGAACGAATGCGGCAGGGCAGCCTGGAGATTGAGCACAGCGAAAGCGGTGCTCCCGTTGACGTGGGAGCGGGTCAGCAACTCGCAGTATTCAGGATTGTCCAGGAGTGCCTCACCAACGCACTGAAACATGGGGGCCGGGGCACTGCCGTCCGGGTGCACTTGGATTGGAGCGGCCCTGGGCTGACACTTCATGTTTCCTCGGAGCTTCCGGCGTCCGTTCCATTGGGGGAAACGGACGCCGGGCTGGCCCGGGAGCGCGGTGGGCGAGGCATACCTGGCATGCGTGAGCGTGCACATCTGGCTGGTGGTTGGCTAACGGTGGGACCTGATGGCGAGCAGTTCCGGGTGACCGCATTTCTTCCCTACGGAATAACCACCGGGAGCGTGGAGGTCAGCCGCCAGCCTTCCGGGAATTTGGTGGACTTGGGAGAACGGACCCCGGCAGCAGGGGCGGTGGACCTTGGCTGGTTCTTCAGCGCCCATTTCCGTGGCGCTGGTTGA
- a CDS encoding MFS transporter, whose product MSNESSVAAEQGTAPAAGASHNHNPSPNHTVSKDTRRRVVTASFIGNFVEWFDYAVYGYLAGVISTVFFPESDRQTALLATFGVFAISFFVRPLGGFIWGHIGDRLGRKQALSLSIVLMSVATFCIALIPGYATIGVMAPILLLLVRVVQGFSAAGEYAGASAFLVEYATANRRGLYAAVVPASTAAGLLLGSLLAALLSSVLTAEQLNEWGWRLPFLLAAPMGLIGRYIRTKLEDTPAFRELAEKDDGVKAPALAMFRTYRKQLIIATGAVLLNAVGFYVILSYMPTYLSEELGFGATESFLATTIALASYIGFIFLTGIASDKFGRKRMLITASVLFILLTVPAFMLLDTRNFLVIVLVQILLGGMLTLNDGTLPSFLAELFPTKVRYTGFAVSFNLSNALFGGTAPFMATLLIGMTASKLAPGWYLVAAAVVSLIAVLFAAETSKKPLLQD is encoded by the coding sequence ATGAGCAATGAATCCTCTGTGGCAGCCGAGCAAGGCACAGCACCTGCTGCCGGCGCCAGCCACAACCACAACCCCAGTCCCAACCACACGGTCAGCAAGGACACTCGACGGCGAGTGGTCACTGCCAGCTTCATCGGCAACTTTGTTGAGTGGTTCGACTACGCCGTTTACGGATATCTGGCCGGCGTCATATCTACAGTTTTCTTTCCGGAGTCAGACCGGCAGACAGCCCTCCTGGCAACGTTCGGTGTCTTCGCCATCAGCTTCTTCGTGAGGCCGCTTGGTGGGTTCATCTGGGGCCACATCGGTGATCGCCTCGGACGGAAGCAGGCGCTCTCCCTCTCGATCGTGCTGATGTCAGTGGCCACGTTCTGCATCGCACTGATACCGGGCTACGCCACCATCGGCGTGATGGCGCCGATTCTGCTCCTGCTCGTAAGGGTCGTCCAAGGTTTCTCCGCGGCCGGCGAGTACGCAGGGGCGTCCGCCTTCCTGGTGGAATATGCGACCGCGAACCGGCGCGGACTCTATGCCGCCGTCGTGCCTGCCAGTACCGCAGCGGGACTGCTGCTGGGCTCCCTGCTGGCCGCTCTGCTGAGTTCAGTCCTGACGGCCGAGCAGCTCAACGAGTGGGGCTGGCGGCTGCCCTTCCTGCTGGCGGCGCCCATGGGCCTGATTGGCCGGTACATCCGAACAAAGCTGGAGGACACCCCGGCTTTCCGGGAACTGGCCGAGAAGGACGACGGCGTCAAGGCTCCCGCGCTGGCCATGTTCAGGACGTACCGGAAGCAGCTCATCATCGCCACGGGTGCGGTGCTGCTCAACGCGGTGGGCTTCTACGTGATCCTCAGTTACATGCCCACGTATTTGTCGGAGGAGTTGGGCTTCGGTGCCACGGAGTCGTTCCTGGCCACCACCATTGCCCTGGCAAGCTACATCGGATTCATCTTCCTGACGGGCATTGCCTCGGACAAGTTTGGCCGCAAACGCATGCTCATCACGGCGTCGGTCCTCTTCATACTGCTGACAGTGCCGGCGTTCATGCTCTTGGACACTCGCAACTTCCTGGTGATCGTCCTGGTTCAGATCCTTCTGGGCGGAATGCTCACCCTCAACGACGGCACACTGCCCAGTTTCCTCGCCGAACTCTTCCCAACGAAGGTCCGGTACACGGGCTTCGCCGTCAGCTTCAACCTCTCGAATGCCTTGTTCGGCGGCACCGCGCCGTTCATGGCCACCCTCCTGATCGGTATGACCGCCAGCAAGCTGGCACCCGGCTGGTACCTCGTGGCCGCCGCCGTAGTTTCCCTCATCGCAGTCCTGTTCGCCGCCGAGACTTCCAAGAAGCCTCTGCTGCAGGACTAG
- the gluQRS gene encoding tRNA glutamyl-Q(34) synthetase GluQRS — protein MTSAGRFAPSPSGELHVGNLRTAVLAWLFAKSSGRKFLLRVEDLDRIRSGAEAEQLRDLQAVGVSWDDAVVRQTERGALYDAAIERLTAEGRTYECFCTRREIQEAPSAPHAPQGAYPGTCRKLSKAEREIRHATRPASIRLLSEVSEWSVEDQLHGQYVGVVDDFVLRRNDGVTAYNLAVVVDDAAQGIDQVVRGDDLLRSTPRQAYLAQLLGLSVPKYAHVPLVVNHDGVRLAKRDGAVTLGDLAAVGIPPGKVRDLILESIRLPAGTLEEALVHFRPQELPGEPWVWKTPRA, from the coding sequence ATGACTTCAGCTGGCCGCTTCGCCCCGAGCCCTTCCGGCGAACTGCATGTTGGCAACCTCCGCACCGCGGTTCTTGCCTGGTTGTTCGCGAAGTCCAGCGGCCGGAAATTCCTGCTGCGCGTCGAGGATTTGGACCGTATACGGTCCGGCGCTGAGGCGGAGCAGCTCCGCGATCTTCAGGCTGTCGGCGTGAGTTGGGACGACGCCGTCGTGCGCCAAACCGAGCGCGGCGCGCTGTACGACGCGGCGATTGAACGCCTCACCGCCGAGGGCCGGACGTACGAATGCTTTTGCACGCGCCGGGAGATTCAGGAAGCGCCGTCCGCGCCGCATGCGCCGCAGGGCGCCTATCCGGGGACGTGCCGGAAGCTTTCGAAGGCTGAGCGCGAGATCCGGCATGCGACGCGCCCGGCATCCATCCGCCTGCTCTCCGAGGTTTCGGAGTGGAGTGTTGAGGACCAGTTGCACGGCCAATATGTGGGTGTTGTGGACGACTTTGTCCTGCGGAGAAATGACGGCGTCACGGCCTACAACCTCGCGGTGGTTGTTGACGATGCAGCCCAGGGAATCGACCAGGTGGTGCGAGGCGATGACCTCCTCCGGTCCACGCCAAGGCAAGCGTATTTGGCGCAGCTCCTCGGGTTGTCGGTACCGAAATATGCCCACGTGCCGCTGGTGGTGAACCACGACGGCGTCAGGCTGGCAAAGCGCGACGGTGCCGTCACGCTGGGCGACCTCGCCGCCGTCGGAATCCCTCCCGGGAAGGTGCGTGACCTGATCCTCGAGTCCATTCGGCTCCCTGCCGGAACACTGGAAGAGGCCTTGGTGCACTTCCGCCCACAGGAGCTCCCCGGAGAGCCTTGGGTGTGGAAAACTCCCCGGGCCTGA
- a CDS encoding response regulator: MLVESQPDLLMAWEADDGGQAVALAAAQPPEVILMDLRMPVMDGVTATRQIRDAAVRDGVEKPKIIALTTFNRDQAVVEAVQAGASGYLLKSAEPEFLLAAIRTVHSGYSVIAPGSVHDLFQHAARTIPVAGPDLSALEPLSVRERDVFLLAAKGLSNSAMAESLFVSEATVKTHLRSVLTKLGVGTRLQLVSFAYEHRLLG; encoded by the coding sequence ATGCTCGTGGAAAGTCAGCCGGACTTGTTGATGGCGTGGGAAGCGGACGACGGCGGCCAGGCGGTTGCGCTCGCGGCAGCACAGCCGCCTGAGGTCATCTTGATGGATCTCCGGATGCCCGTCATGGATGGAGTAACTGCCACCAGGCAAATCCGGGATGCGGCCGTGCGGGACGGTGTTGAAAAACCGAAGATCATCGCCTTGACCACCTTCAACCGCGACCAAGCTGTGGTGGAGGCAGTCCAGGCGGGAGCAAGCGGATACTTGCTCAAAAGTGCAGAGCCCGAGTTTCTGTTGGCGGCAATCAGGACAGTCCACTCCGGGTACTCGGTCATCGCACCCGGATCAGTGCATGACCTGTTTCAGCACGCGGCACGGACAATCCCTGTTGCGGGTCCGGATCTTTCGGCACTGGAGCCGTTGTCTGTTCGGGAACGGGATGTCTTCTTGTTGGCGGCCAAGGGGCTGAGCAACAGTGCTATGGCCGAAAGCCTGTTCGTGTCCGAAGCAACCGTCAAGACGCATCTGCGCAGTGTCCTCACGAAGTTGGGCGTCGGGACGCGTCTTCAGCTCGTGTCGTTCGCTTACGAGCACCGGCTGCTCGGTTAG
- a CDS encoding Lrp/AsnC family transcriptional regulator: MQELDATDRRILAALDEDPRVPIMVLAQKLHLARGTVQSRLERMTASGALRPNSSRVLPSALGRGVAAAVSAELDQSHLNEAIAALREIPEVLECHAPAGDTDLIIRVVAKSPDDLYRVSEEIRLCPGIVRTSTSMFLREVIPYRTTGLLKE, from the coding sequence TTGCAGGAACTCGACGCCACGGACCGCCGGATCCTCGCTGCTTTGGACGAGGATCCCCGCGTGCCCATCATGGTGCTGGCCCAGAAGCTGCACCTCGCTCGCGGAACAGTTCAGTCGCGCCTGGAACGAATGACGGCGTCCGGAGCCCTGCGCCCCAACAGCAGCCGCGTCCTGCCCTCGGCCTTGGGGCGTGGAGTGGCTGCAGCCGTCAGCGCCGAACTGGACCAAAGCCACCTGAACGAGGCAATTGCGGCCCTGCGGGAAATCCCCGAAGTCCTGGAATGCCACGCCCCTGCCGGCGATACCGACCTCATCATCAGGGTGGTGGCCAAGAGCCCGGACGATCTTTACCGGGTGTCCGAAGAGATTCGCCTGTGCCCGGGGATTGTGCGCACATCAACCAGCATGTTCCTCCGGGAAGTGATTCCGTACCGGACCACTGGCTTGCTCAAGGAGTAG
- a CDS encoding GntR family transcriptional regulator — MSAALEALESAPQGTSLAENAYLLLRDRLIMLDIKPGDPINDGQIALELGIGRTPVREAIKRLESDHLVVSYPRRGTFATGVDITQLAEVSEIRELLEPLASRKAARMASPAMRSELRSVAAAIRDLEGQDNSSQELMRYDIQVHRLIYKASANAHLEDVLIRYDNLATRIWCHMLEKMPSVSGHISEHADLLTAIADGDEDLAAQLALHHVVSFEETIRKVL, encoded by the coding sequence ATGAGCGCCGCACTGGAAGCACTGGAATCAGCCCCGCAGGGTACGTCCCTCGCGGAGAACGCCTATTTACTGCTGCGCGACAGGCTCATCATGCTGGACATCAAGCCCGGTGATCCCATCAACGACGGGCAGATCGCCCTGGAACTCGGCATTGGACGCACGCCCGTCCGCGAAGCCATCAAGCGGCTCGAAAGCGATCACCTCGTGGTGTCCTACCCCCGCCGCGGCACCTTTGCCACCGGCGTGGACATCACCCAACTCGCCGAAGTCTCCGAAATCCGCGAGCTCCTGGAACCATTAGCCTCCCGCAAAGCCGCCCGCATGGCCAGCCCCGCAATGCGTTCCGAACTCCGCTCCGTCGCAGCTGCCATCCGTGATCTTGAGGGACAGGACAATTCCTCCCAGGAACTCATGCGCTACGACATCCAGGTCCACAGGCTCATCTACAAAGCCTCCGCCAACGCTCACCTCGAGGACGTCCTCATCCGGTACGACAACCTCGCCACCCGCATCTGGTGCCACATGCTCGAGAAGATGCCCTCAGTATCCGGGCACATCTCCGAACACGCGGACCTCCTCACCGCCATTGCCGACGGCGACGAAGACCTTGCCGCCCAGCTCGCCCTGCACCACGTGGTGAGCTTCGAAGAAACCATCCGCAAGGTCCTCTAG
- a CDS encoding SRPBCC family protein: protein MSNPTTITAADGVPFVDTVREFDAPVSAVFKAHVDPDLLAKWLGPRSTVTKITEYNATTGGSWRYENGDDSGMYGFRGVFHTVETDALIIQTIEFEGAPNQVVISTTTFEEIDGRTRMSAHEVYPSVEARDMAVATGMDYGVIEGYERLDELLAS, encoded by the coding sequence ATGAGCAATCCAACAACCATTACCGCTGCAGATGGCGTTCCGTTCGTGGATACAGTCCGCGAATTTGATGCCCCGGTCAGCGCAGTGTTCAAAGCCCATGTTGATCCGGATCTGCTGGCCAAATGGCTGGGTCCGCGCAGCACGGTAACCAAAATTACCGAGTACAACGCCACCACTGGAGGCAGTTGGCGCTACGAAAACGGCGATGACAGCGGGATGTACGGCTTCCGCGGCGTGTTCCACACGGTCGAAACCGATGCATTGATCATCCAGACCATCGAATTCGAGGGTGCGCCCAACCAGGTGGTCATCAGCACCACCACCTTCGAGGAAATCGATGGCCGGACGCGAATGTCAGCCCACGAGGTCTACCCGTCCGTTGAAGCACGCGACATGGCCGTGGCAACGGGTATGGATTATGGCGTGATCGAGGGATACGAGCGGCTGGATGAACTGCTGGCTAGCTGA